Below is a genomic region from Henckelia pumila isolate YLH828 chromosome 3, ASM3356847v2, whole genome shotgun sequence.
CAAAAAGCTAGGGGTTAAAGTCTTTAAGAGCTAGTATTCCCTATAAATAGGATGTCGTGCAACTTTCATCCTAACAACACATAACACGAAACCTCCAGATGTTTCCCAACTCAGCAACAAGTATGGAACACAATCAGACAGATAAGAAACATCTCAGCAACAAGTATAGAACACAATCACGCAGATAAATAAGATTTCAGGGCGACTAAAAGACACAAACTTGGATGTTTCCCAACTCAGCAAATATCCATCAAACTAAACTGGAACGAATTAAGAAATGAAGACTCAAAGAAGATATGAGGCGATAAAACAGCAAGAGAACTCATAGCATGAAAACAATTTACTCTAACCATTAATATTTTCAGCAAAAATTTTCGTCAATAATTGTGTGATGTACAATTGAGTGTATGCGTGAACTAAAAGTTCCTAGGACACCATAGATCTTGTTGAtttcagatttaaaaaaattatgaccttCACCCCATAATTACTTTTCGTTCTTCAATGTAGCAGCGATCTTCTCAATGGATGACAGCGATTCGAGATGGTTCCTAGCCAGATATTTCAAATAGTTCGAAGCAAATAGATGTGGGTTAGATTCGACCCGAGTTAGAGTTCGGCTCACGAATATGACCTGTGAGACGATCTcacatttttttttgtctttaattaatccaaaaacTCACCACTCGAACCACctgaaaatcatgattttcagCCTAAACAATAGTTATTAAATTTCCTACCgtcaatacatatatataatataatataatataatataatataatataatataatataatataatataatatcaaTACTatcattaatatattatataaaaattgagCACACTATAATAACTACCTGGAAGACaccaaaattatttatttcataattaTCCTTTCGTATCAAGCACCCACTAAATCCTTTCCACTCCTCCAtgttttacttttttttaaaaaaaaaataaataaataaaaaactttTCTTTTGACTAACGtaatttgcaggctattgcgttagtccggagGTTTATCCAATACGCATCGAAAGATAGCGGTTGTGGTTCCCacatcataaaaataaaaattaaaaaaaaaacatctcaCAAGTTTGAAACTAACGCAGCGCTATACATATAGCCATGTTTGGTACATGTGATAAGAGGTAAATTAACTATTAATCTCTCATAATCCTTAGTTTGATACGATTTTTACTCTTACAAATTATCAAGGAAGCCCGCATAAAGCCCGCACTGTTCACACAAAAAGGGAGACTATTAATCACTTGGTGGGCCGTGTGATTGTTTTCGTAAATCTAATGATAActattatttttacttttatacCCTTGTGAATTTTGAATACGTCAAACTTTTGAATTAgtggttttattattattttactttattACTTTTTTAAAGAGTATTTTACTTTATTACTGCTTATAATAGAGAGAAAAATGGAAAATGCGGTTACTTAGAAATTCAATTTGTTAATCTAATAAAATGTgaatttacatattttaaaaatataatattgttATTAAAATCGTCAACCCTGATTGACGATTCACtgcttaatatttttaaattttttaatttttcaaataattttacttcgtcaaaaaatatgatattatattattattcaattatcCTAAATAGTAAAATATTAATAACCAATGTAAAAATGAAGTAATAagatatattaaataatttaaaatgaaataatttaataatattattttaataataatagttATATAATGAGAAATAAATGTATTATAAATAATGGTCTAGAAACGACAAGAATAGTGACAATATTAATAAGTAATAGTAAGAAATGAATTAATAATATGTATTGTGAGATAtaagaatttaataaataaaaaaataaattaatatagttttctaataaataataacaatgaCGAGTAAGAAGAAGTAGCAAAAAGAAATGAATTAgtaacaaataataataatatttcagTCAATAATAACATTAACTGGAaaatagtaagaaaattaatggaagtaatatttaaataaataataataaaaatagtgatattaaatgtaaaatatatagtaataaaaataattgatagtAAGAattcaattaataataatatataaattatactaATTATAAAACAGAAAGAAATAACACTTTACATGAGAATAATAAATGTATAATAAAAATAcactttaaaaattaataaaaataaattttaatattaatatgataataataataatatattattattatttttttattattatattattcatagatatatttatttttattcctattctttattatttcatagatatatttatttctatataTTACTATTCTTTATTATTATCAATTTATTTTCGAAATTCTTTTTAGcatttattaatattatcaaaatatttaatttaattatattatacttATTTCTTCATTTTCTATTGTACTTACTATCGATaatattcatatattttaaaaaaaatatccagttatttatttcttattactactattattttattatttattgttttgtttattaTATTTAGACTAAGACCTAGGTAATTATTTACAATTCACAGGGATATTTTAGTCCTTTCATGGTAATACACAAAATTAATTCTTAATGTTATCATCAtatcaaatatcatgtattttaTCCCCAACATATTATTCAtccatatttttcattttttaatcttttttattatcaatattttatttatcctaTCACACGTGACAAGTGGAGCCATAGACCGCGGAAACCGTCTTTCAATTTCCAAAGGGATAAACAATAGGGACAGAACTATTTCAGGAACTAGTGAAGAGAGACCCGGATACATAATCCGCGGAATCAAATGACAGCGGACAATTGCCCTAGGGTTTCAACCTCCGAATCTGATTCATCTTCAACCAAGCAAAGGTGCCTGTTTGATTGAGTCCCTTTAACGGTTTTTACCTCTATTTCTATTGAAAACTTTATTTGTTGCGTTTTCCTCCTTTGTTATCTCATATCTGCTCTCAGAATtgtgttcaatttttttttccctttgtgCGATAAAATTACGAAATTTGATAGAGGTTGTTGGTATTGAACTGGAGAAAGGGTTTCCCATCTTACTGTTATTTATGGGTCTCAAGCATTCTGTTGAAtggatcataaaataaaaataggaaAGAGTAGAATGACACTTACTATGATGTTATCCAGTTGTATAAGTATTATCGTGAATTTTTTCCTTCGGGTTTTGAAAAAGCTCATTGCCACCACATCATATTCGTGTTTGGATCAGCAGCAAGATATATCAAACCTTTGAAGAGAATTAAATAGTAGTACTTGATAGAGCCGATTCCGTTTTTTATTGGATTTTGATTTGTATGTGAACTTGTATTCCAATGAGCGGCCTATTTTGCCATGTTTACTTTCTCGACCCTTAAGGCCACCAGCAATAACTGATCAAAGAAAGGTTTGCTGAGCTTTAACATCATATACTTTAATTGCAGAAAAAGAAGAAAGTGGGACCAGCCAGACGAGACACTGATTTCTGATGGAGTATCGACAATTATTAGAACTTTGTCCAGGATAGATTTGCCCACTGTCCCTCCCTTATCTGGTGCTGTGGTGGCTACCACATTTTCCCCTTCTGGTGCCAACCCATCACAAGTGGTTCAGGTGCCTTTGCAGCAACATGCTGCAACTATTGTCCAAAATCTTGTTCAAGTAAGCACTTTTTCTAGCTGGCTCTTATTTTTTGTATGAAAATTTATGTCCTCATATTTGCAATGCTTGCCATACTTTCCAGAGTATACAAGTTTCAGCTGAAGCTACCCCTTTTCTACACTACTAGTTCTCTTTTCCGTCCAATGCTTTTTGTTCAGCAAAATTGATTTTGAATATCCAAACTCTTGTAATATGGTTTCACTTTTTGTTGTATATTCCTTTTGATTTGGTTATGATTCAATTATGCTATTTTATTGTGATGTTTGAGTTTCCTTGAGCAATGCCCTTTCTAGAATCTTCAGAGGTTCGTTATTTGCTGCCCATTTTAATTATCACATGCTTTTTGTTTTCACTTATAGTCTAGAATCCAAGATGAATTAATATCAAGAGAAATTATCATAAATGATGCTGATTCTGCTGTTCGTTATAAGCTCACAAAGCGTCAAACACAAGAAGAGGTAAATCTTAGTCTTTGTTTGCTACCATTACTTGGGTCGAGTGGCATAAACCTCTTTCCTTTGAGCAAGAGGCATGAGTTTCAACCcatgtaaaaataaataaaaatcaccCATTCCAACCCCACCCCAAagttgtaataaaaaaaaattaagtctTTGGTTTATGTAGTCTAACAGCTTCTATCAATACACGAATTATGTTATTCCAATTTTAGGTGCATGTTTTTTGGTATTTGCTCTTGCTGGGAATTATTTGTTACTCATTACTTGCAGATTCAGAAGTGCACAAGTGCGGTGGTGATTACCCGGTGAGTAGTGTGGGCAATGGCCTTCTCATTGGTTTCATTTCTCACTTTTTCTGGAATTAATTTACAGGGGAAAATATCGGCCTCCTAATGCACCCCCTGATGGTGAAAGACCTCTATATCTTCATATATCTGCTGTGGCACATGTTAGTATGTTCTTTTTTATTGGTTGTATGTCTAGAAGAATATTATGATTTTACTCTAGATGAATATTATGATTTTAGATGTTGGGTTTGATTCAGGGAAAGATTTCAGTCTTTTGAAACACTTGTCATTCAATTTGCTCACAGTTTTTAGCTAGTTGGTACTTGGTAGAGGACTAGAGGTCTTAGGAGATATTTCTCTAGTTTAGTGCTTATAGTAATTTTTTAAGCATTCTTATGATACATAGTGACTGCAGAGGGGAAAGACTATATTTCTCCGGAGGCAGCATTACATCGTTCTAAATACaatatattaatttgttggATCTaggtttcaatttttttttaggtTTCCTTCCTGAACCATAATTATATATGAAAACTAGAATGATGTATTTTCATTTGAATGGACTTGGTTCCTGATAAGATAAATAACGGAGTAGAGGAAGGGTGagtaaactaaaataaaatttctaaatcTAACGTGTCTCAAATTTTTGCATTGCTATAGATAATTTGTTTTCTCAGATCTCATTGGCTCCTTGGTAAATATGGGTTAGTTTATTCCTGACTTCCACTGCAAGAGTGCACTTCTTAATTTTGTTGAACATTGCCTTATCCTAGGACTTGTGCAGAATGTCCTTTGCCACATTGTCTGTATTGACTTTCTTCTGTTCCTTTTTGATACACTCTGCATGAGGCTTCTCAATGAAATCTAGGACGCACCTGATGAGTTGACTTATCACTTTGTATGTGACATATGCTCACAAACCACATATCATCTGTTTGTGCAGTCAATTATGCCTCCGCAAGAGTTCTGTAAttgtcataattttttttaaaaaatatgaataattcTGTTTATTTTCATGATCTTTAGAATAGACCGTGATGGGTTTCCAAAAGTTAACTTAAAAACTTGGCCTTAACACAGATCTGGATAAGCCTTTGTTTTTCACGGGTAAAGTCTAAAAGGCTATTGTTTAAACAGTAAATAATAGTGCAGAACCCTTGAACAAGAATTTGGCAGAATGAGCAAGTAAGCAATGCCATCTTTAAAAGCATACGTGTAAAGTGCAAAcactaatataataataaaaataataaaaataatgatataGAGGCTCGGTGGTTGTGTAATCGTTCTACGTGATCTTCTGCTTCTACTGGGGACGAAATTTTCTGAAAGCATTGGTTCTTTCATATCATTTACAGTCAGTTCAAACACTCAATCCTCTATTGGATAAATACTCCAAACAAAACGACTAAAATATAACACGGATTGAATTTTGTTTAAGGATGACTTATTCTTTGGTCACGAGTAGGGGTGGgatcgggtcgggacccgtcccgtaacaCCCTTACCCGATTCTCGTCCCGATaagaattgagatattttttttctcccgatcccgtaCCCAAAAAGTGTCGGAACCCAAATGTTCGAGATCCCGTCGGGTAGGGAGAGGGAATTcccgaaaaatatttttttaaaaaaaaattttatgaattttttttttgaaaaaaattatgaagaaactcaaacaatttcttagtaaattacaaataaattaaaatttttttgtatataaccattaaaaactaaaacatctttttagtacattacaaataaactaaaacgaCGACTTACAATAAAAACCTATAATTATTcggaataataaaaaacaaagtgaaaatttataactcaacattaatattaaaaaaaaattatgaagaaactcaaacaatttctagtaaattacaaataaattaaatttctttgtatataaccattaaaaactaaaacatctttttagtacattacaaataaactaaaacgaCGACTTACAATAAAAACCTATAATTATTcggaataataaaaaacaaagtaaaaatttataactcaacattaatattaaaacaaataaatataaatataaaaaataattatttgagtgataattataaaatattaatattaaaacagaaatataaataatatttccatttttaattaaacaaatataattaaaaaatttaattaatatatttgggtcgggtcgggtctCTGGTTGGGTAGGGTTGTTCATCCCGATCCCGTTCCCGAAATTGATCGGGTCGGGAAAAATCTCGACTACTCGGGTCGGGAAAAATTCGGGACGGGAACGGGTTGGGAACTGGGAAGGGTCGGGAATTTTGTCAATTTTGCCATCCCTAGTCACGAGTGAGCTAGACTCTCAGGATTACAAATATGTGAAAACTCAACGAGTTCTCGAATTCTTTGAAATGATTGCCTCATGAATTCCTTTTTTTCGATTCTTAATTCTAGTCTTCTGCCTTCCGTCCCTTGTATATAAGAGTGAGCTTCCAATTGTAACAGTATAATTTTGGCTTGTCCATCTTAGTCAAGTGTCTGCTTATCAAATTTCTGCCTAATTTTAGGAATAAGAACATAGAGTCGGTATTTGGTACTGTTGCCTGGATCAGTCTTTATATACGCATATTGAATATTCTTGATGAATTATACCGATATATTTCTGTTTTAAGTTGGCTAAAATGGTAAAGATGTTACTTATGGCATGGAGCTTTCGTTTTGACTGAAAAATTGAATATTCTGGATGAATGATACTGTTTATATCTGTtttaaatttggaaattttgttattttgcaATTAACTTTAATAATTCATTTGAGACTGGAGTTCTGGTTTTGTTCCTTGGAATGTTCTTTGTCGTGCTGAACTCGTCGTGGATTCAGTTGGAAACAACAGCAGAACGAATCAAAGCAGTTGATCTTGGAGCTGCTATGGTAGAAGAAATGCTGAAACAGGGATCAGTGAACAATGGTGTCAAGGTACCAATGACTTCTGAGAGATATATACTCAGTTATTTTCGTACAAACCTAATGTTATCTTTTCTAGGTTGAACGCATATTAACTACCCGTGTCTTTTTGGGCTTTGAGGCAGACCCATCATTGAACATTGTGTTTCGCATCCGTGGCCCAAATGTGAGTTTTCCTCCCACAATAATCCTCCTTCCCATTTTTTGTTCGCACTAATTTGATTTCTTTTCTTATTGTTTGGCATACATTACTTTCTTTCCCTTTTCCCTTTTACCTTTTCCTTTTGTTGATTGGGGTTAGCTGTTGGTGTTGGTTTTTATGGAAAATGGAGTAATGTACTGGGGAACTGAAATTTTACTTGCGGCCATCTATTAGTCATTTTAAGTTATTCCAATCAAAGTTGTTTATCAAGTTTCTCTCTGTGCCCCTCTATGTTTTGCCTTTCACACTTACTATTCTGCATATAGGTTTCAAAATTTCTTTAGATATGCATGATGCTGCTTAATACctaattgtttaaatttgttATTTTATCAAAGATGAGAAATACTAATGTTTGAAGCCTTCTCTGACTTCTCCACACAATCTGGAGAGATTCTTTTTGTGTTGCCTGCCGCTGGTTGGGTTTTGTAAATGCAGGACCAGTATGTAAACCACATTATGAATGAAACAGGAGCAACAGTCTTGCTAAGAGGACATGTTTCTGAAAGTTCTAAAAATGATCCATCTGAAGGTGGTGGTTTTCATATTCTTTGTTGGCTTTTGGTATTATTACTTGCCATGAATTATAAGCATTTTTCCGTATCTTTCCTGCTTGCAGATGCCCAGCAACCATTGCATTTGTTGTTGTCGAGCAATGATCCAAAAAGTCTTGAGCATGCAAAGCTTTTGGCAGAAAATCTTTTGGACACAATTAGTAGTGAATGTGGTGCCTCTAggtaattaattttcattgatACACAAAAAGGAAAAGTTGATGGCTATGCAATTTACCAGGGGCATACCAAGATTTTACATTCCGGATGAGCTAAACTAGACACAAATCAAAactttttttggaaaatttcatTCTCTAAATTAATGCATCAAAATACATGATAAATCTAAGATATTATAATGGGTAATATTTCAACGAAATGCATAAAGCAATTAGTCACAAAATAAGAAGTATACAAtataattcaatcaaataattgTAGTTTATAAATATGTACACAAATTTTGGAGTTAAAACCAAGAATTTTGTCTggattatatttataaatatgtatttaaattctcatttttaaaataaatttctagCAATTCTGTAAGTTGGTACATCATTTAAGCCGAATTATAGTTCATGAAAATATTAGATCAGGCCATCAGGGCTAAATGTTATTCATAAAAGAGATATGGTCCAATTAGCgctatatatgaatatataaaattaagccAACAATCTTGTATATCCGATAATGAAGAAATTAGATTTAACCTGTCCtacatataaacatataaattGTTGATCCCAAaacataatataaaaattatcaaGCACGATACCTACAAATTATGGAGCTGAaaacataaatatatttaagCCCCAAAACCTATATGTACTTGGGGCAACAATGTGTGGGCTAGACTGGGGCTACACACTGCAGGTCCGCCCCTGCTAATCACAAAGAACAGCGTTGTAGATTTCTGTGTAACCTATTTAGAGCTGTGTGTTGTATCTATTACTATTCAATAcaatttattatatttgaatTTGTAGAATGTTTACCTTATGTCATTTTAAGATAAGGCTTTTTAGTTTGACCATCCAACTCTAGTCTGAAAACTTTTATGATTTGAGATCTTCTTTTATTTCTctaaggatttatttatccaTGTTAAGATGGGTGgagaaaggaaagaagaaaaatTATGGTATTCTCATATAACAGCCATAATCACTTAGTGAATCACTTGGTTATAATCTTTTTTGCAGAAGACTGGATAAATTTATTTGTAGTTGCCGGAAAAAATTCACCCTCTATCCCGTCTCTTTTGCATGATCTGTTGGATTTTTTTAGCTATAAGCTACTCTCTACATTATAGAGAATAACCTATATGCCTTCTCTTGATGTATGGTCTACAGGCCTTTGCACTGTAATTTATATGGTGCAGTTCCACCTCCACCTCAATTGGAGGCTGGACTGCAGAACCTCGTGAATTCGCCAAATCCCAATGATGTAACCTCCTCCAGTCCAGCTGCTCTTACTGGTGTGAATAATGTTGTCTCCAAGTGTTCCATGTTTCCAGCTATCAGTGAGTCAAATCCTGCCGCTGAATACTTTCCTCATACCTCATCAATCAGTGGAATGACGAGCTATATTGGTTATGGAGGGATTTATCCACAAGCGACTCCTTTGCAACAAGTTGCCTTAGCCCTTAGACAGTCAACTTCTGCGGTCACTGCTACTGTTTCGCCCATGACAACAGCAATAAGCGTAAAGCCACTGACAGGGGAACCGCCTTCTATGAAGGATGAACGGCCCAAAAAGCGCAAGTTTCAGGAGTTGGCTGCAGCTGAAAAAGGACCTGTGAAAGCCATTCAGGTATTAATATTTGCTTCTATTTAGAGTAGGACTTGGGAGAATGAAGGAACTATGGAATGTTTAAAAATGTCAGTAGGTATCTACATAATGCGTTAAGGTGTTCCACGAGAGCTAGCTTTTAGgtttgagttaggtccaagtccatAATTTTTAACATGGTATTAGAGCCCAAGTGCACCATTATGTGTTGGACTTCCCATAGTTGGGCTGTCGGTAGTTGTTCCACCCGTTAATGTCTCCAAGTTTTTCATTCTTGGGCATGTAAGATGTCGCACATCAGCTGATAGAGTTTCTGGGAGGTCAATATATGGACGTGGGCAATCCACAATTCTCCTCACTTAAGCTAGCTTTTGGGTTTGAGTTAAGCTCAAGTTCACAAttttaacatggtatcagagcccagACCCATCGTTATGTGTTGTACTGCCTATAATTGGGTTTTTCATAGTTGTGTCACCCGTTAATGTCTCCACGCTCCAATCGTGTCATTCTTGGGCGTGTGGGGGTGTTAAGATGTCCCACCTCGGTTGGATAGAATTCTTGAGAGTTCCGTATATAGGCTTGGacgagttaggtccaagtccaCAATCTTTAACACAATGTCATCCATCATTATTTGTATGTTTCGAGTGTCCATCTTTGCAAGTCAATGACCCAATAAACTCTTCTAGCTAAGGGGTTTGAATGAATACTTATGGTTGGTTCTTTCCAACCCGTCTTGGATTAGAAAAACGATTGAGATGGATTCAACACGGGTTTCAGACATAGTTGCCAATGAATAATGATTCCTTTTGTTCATTTTGTTGTGTAGGTTACAAAATTATAAAATGTTCACGACTGAATAGTTTGTACTTGTTTATTCACTCTAATTTGTCCAAGCTATTCATCTTTAGAATGTGATCCTTGCGGTTATCTTTGTTAGAGGAGTTGCCTCAAACATTCCCTAACGTTTTGTATTTCTCATTCCAGGTATTTTCTCTCTTCTTCGTGAAGCTACCAACTCGATAATGGATCTCTGTGTCGGATATTATATGTTTCACAGGTTTTTTGACATGAAAGTGGCCTGAGATAGTTATTGCTGTTTTTATCTGAAGCTGGGTTCCAGATATTGTGCTCTTTGGTTCTTAACTGTTAATTGTGTATCTGTGTCTTGTGCAGACACCAATTTCTAATTATTGTTTCCCAATGCTTGTTGAATATTGAAAATTCACGCCGTTTGAGTCTGTCCAAGCACGTTCCATACTTGATACACCCGCCCCACATGTAAATATGTTTTGCTATAGGCTCCtttcttttttgaaaaaaaaatgtttgccAGTTCGAGCTCTTGATGTAGACTTGGATGATTCTTTCTGTCTCGTTTGTTGCATCAACTATGAGACCATATATTCTGCTAACTTTTAGAGATTTGGTTAATGTTTCCCAGAAGAATTTACAGGGATCAGAATTTCCAATGCCACGTGAACTAACATCACATGTAGGTGCAAGAGACGTTTCAACTGTTATAGCTCCCAAGAAGTCTGTCCAGCCGTTGTATGGTGGAATGCCGCCACCCCCTCCACCAAAGTTTAGCTCGTCGCCGAAACTGCACGAAAGCAGCACCATGCATAAATCAAAATCGGAAGTTGTCCCTGGTAAATTTAACTTCCAAATTCTTATTCCCATTTTTCCAACCGTAGGATTAACACTTGTTTTTGCTGTGTTCATATATCTTCCTTGGCTGCCGCTTTGATCATTATGAAAACTTTTTCttgctgattttttttttagatactttaattaatataatggaATATGGAGATGAAGATGAggacgacgacgatgatgatgttGAGGTGGAGATGTTTAAAAAGCAACCAGGGGCAGCTGTTTTTCCGAAACCTTTCTGGTCAGTTTGATTCAACAGATTTTGATTCCCTCCAATGGCCTTGTCTTTGGCCTGTGTGGATCTTTCGTTTCTTTCTCAGAAATATGATCTTATTCAAGGCCATGCATTGTGGGGTTTGTAGATTATTAGTTGTAAAATATATTGGTCGTGGGGAATATCGGAGATGGAACTTAAATAATTGTAGTTGCATGGCATTACTAGTTTCAAGTCCGATTTTGTGTCTCCTGAAATGATCATTTTAGTTTCCGGTCCAGTTAATT
It encodes:
- the LOC140886146 gene encoding protein RIK isoform X1; the protein is MTADNCPRVSTSESDSSSTKQRKRRKWDQPDETLISDGVSTIIRTLSRIDLPTVPPLSGAVVATTFSPSGANPSQVVQVPLQQHAATIVQNLVQSRIQDELISREIIINDADSAVRYKLTKRQTQEEIQKCTSAVVITRGKYRPPNAPPDGERPLYLHISAVAHLETTAERIKAVDLGAAMVEEMLKQGSVNNGVKVERILTTRVFLGFEADPSLNIVFRIRGPNDQYVNHIMNETGATVLLRGHVSESSKNDPSEDAQQPLHLLLSSNDPKSLEHAKLLAENLLDTISSECGASRPLHCNLYGAVPPPPQLEAGLQNLVNSPNPNDVTSSSPAALTGVNNVVSKCSMFPAISESNPAAEYFPHTSSISGMTSYIGYGGIYPQATPLQQVALALRQSTSAVTATVSPMTTAISVKPLTGEPPSMKDERPKKRKFQELAAAEKGPVKAIQKNLQGSEFPMPRELTSHVGARDVSTVIAPKKSVQPLYGGMPPPPPPKFSSSPKLHESSTMHKSKSEVVPDTLINIMEYGDEDEDDDDDDVEVEMFKKQPGAAVFPKPFWSV
- the LOC140886146 gene encoding protein RIK isoform X2, coding for MTADNCPRVSTSESDSSSTKQRKRRKWDQPDETLISDGVSTIIRTLSRIDLPTVPPLSGAVVATTFSPSGANPSQVVQVPLQQHAATIVQNLVQSRIQDELISREIIINDADSAVRYKLTKRQTQEEIQKCTSAVVITRGKYRPPNAPPDGERPLYLHISAVAHLETTAERIKAVDLGAAMVEEMLKQGSVNNGVKVERILTTRVFLGFEADPSLNIVFRIRGPNDQYVNHIMNETGATVLLRGHVSESSKNDPSEDAQQPLHLLLSSNDPKSLEHAKLLAENLLDTISSECGASRPLHCNLYGAVPPPPQLEAGLQNLVNSPNPNDVTSSSPAALTGVNNVVSKCSMFPAISESNPAAEYFPHTSSISGMTSYIGYGGIYPQATPLQQVALALRQSTSAVTATVSPMTTAISVKPLTGEPPSMKDERPKKRKFQELAAAEKGPVKAIQVFSLFFVKLPTR